A genomic stretch from Marinobacter fonticola includes:
- a CDS encoding VOC family protein, with protein sequence MKETGKINYVELPSRDLDATKRFFGAAFGWSFVDYGPDYVAIENAGLDGGFFKSEKVATTGNGSVLVVLYSDALEETAENVKSAGGEIVKDIFSFPGGRRFHFSDPNGNEYAVWSAPPE encoded by the coding sequence ATGAAGGAAACAGGGAAAATAAACTACGTTGAGTTACCGTCCCGAGACCTCGACGCCACGAAGAGATTCTTCGGTGCTGCATTTGGTTGGTCATTTGTGGACTACGGCCCTGATTATGTGGCCATCGAAAACGCTGGACTGGACGGCGGCTTCTTTAAATCCGAGAAGGTGGCGACAACCGGTAACGGCAGCGTCCTAGTTGTGCTCTATAGTGACGCCCTGGAAGAGACCGCCGAAAACGTAAAGTCGGCAGGCGGTGAGATCGTTAAGGACATCTTTTCTTTTCCGGGTGGCCGGCGATTTCATTTCTCGGATCCTAACGGTAACGAATACGCCGTATGGTCGGCGCCACCCGAATGA
- a CDS encoding NADP-dependent isocitrate dehydrogenase produces the protein MGSKIEVESPLVILHGDEMAQVAFEVLLKTFVTSRLDIELKEIDLSAENRVATNGQAVTEAIEALKKYGVGIKNAGITVNRSQLDELLEKHPDVDGNALDPLATKSPNGAIRKGIGGNITREDIQFRNIRVRRPDWVGRDIEVMTMDNGGIKDSFNELARATGIIKLLFVGSSGDPEELHRREINKGDPLLLATNDLDDIRDWAHRFFQRAIDEERDIYLGLKDTVIPGYDGAMRSAIESIYASDYQKKAEELGLKFYYELIDAQAARIVSNPPERALWGVPDNTTGRKLFKLVDELKRHGIPDRHVHVSISRMSAGGGDQYGSFNAPAKEDGILKIVVDGEERHARRVKKGDPMLLMSNDREAIKDWVSQVFRDASRKDKEVYFGLKREYMEYDEVFSHVITEVRRELAKEHTPPPSFMIMRPSRQLRKMITDPPRNALYPSQNLDGDIFSDISAALGGSLATASSIIESKDGAMLFEAPHGTAHDLYIKYRESDGKEAHFNPSALIYALGNALETLGERDGNQELAAYAGKLKQALKDTVADGIVTADLKGKITNPDSEKVVDLYGFIEALQERL, from the coding sequence CGAGACTGGATATCGAGCTCAAGGAAATCGATCTCTCTGCCGAGAACCGCGTAGCCACTAATGGTCAAGCGGTGACCGAGGCCATCGAAGCCCTTAAAAAATACGGCGTGGGCATCAAAAATGCGGGGATCACCGTTAACCGGAGCCAGCTCGACGAACTCCTCGAAAAGCACCCTGACGTCGATGGAAACGCGTTGGACCCCCTGGCCACCAAGTCACCCAACGGGGCCATACGAAAGGGCATTGGCGGTAACATCACTCGCGAGGACATCCAGTTCCGCAACATCCGCGTGCGAAGGCCTGACTGGGTCGGCCGCGATATCGAAGTGATGACCATGGACAACGGCGGCATCAAGGACAGTTTTAACGAACTGGCCCGCGCTACAGGGATCATCAAGCTGCTATTTGTGGGCAGCAGTGGCGACCCGGAAGAACTGCATCGCCGGGAGATCAATAAGGGCGATCCTCTGCTGCTGGCCACCAACGACCTCGACGATATCAGGGACTGGGCCCACCGGTTTTTCCAGCGTGCCATCGACGAAGAGCGGGATATCTATCTGGGCCTGAAGGATACGGTGATCCCCGGGTACGACGGCGCCATGCGCTCGGCTATCGAGAGCATCTATGCGAGCGACTACCAGAAAAAGGCGGAAGAGCTCGGTCTCAAGTTCTACTACGAGCTGATTGACGCCCAGGCGGCGCGGATCGTTTCCAATCCGCCTGAACGCGCGCTATGGGGTGTGCCGGACAATACCACCGGCCGTAAGCTCTTCAAGCTGGTCGATGAGCTGAAACGCCATGGCATTCCTGACCGCCATGTCCATGTATCCATCTCCCGCATGAGTGCGGGCGGCGGCGATCAGTACGGCAGCTTCAACGCGCCGGCAAAAGAAGACGGCATTCTTAAGATTGTCGTGGATGGTGAGGAACGGCATGCGCGGCGGGTCAAGAAAGGAGACCCCATGCTCTTGATGTCCAATGACCGCGAAGCCATTAAAGACTGGGTCAGCCAGGTATTCCGGGATGCATCGCGCAAGGACAAAGAAGTCTACTTCGGCCTGAAGCGGGAATATATGGAGTACGACGAAGTCTTTAGCCACGTCATCACCGAAGTGCGCCGGGAGCTGGCCAAGGAGCATACGCCGCCGCCTTCCTTCATGATCATGCGGCCGTCCCGCCAGTTAAGGAAAATGATCACCGATCCGCCCCGGAACGCGCTCTATCCCTCGCAGAACCTGGACGGTGATATTTTTTCGGACATCTCCGCAGCCCTGGGGGGGAGCTTGGCCACCGCTAGTTCGATCATTGAGAGCAAGGACGGCGCCATGCTCTTCGAGGCGCCCCACGGCACCGCCCATGATCTCTACATCAAGTATCGGGAAAGTGACGGGAAGGAGGCGCATTTCAACCCCTCGGCACTGATATACGCACTGGGCAATGCCCTGGAAACCCTTGGTGAAAGGGACGGTAACCAAGAGCTGGCTGCATACGCTGGAAAACTCAAACAGGCCCTCAAAGACACCGTGGCCGACGGCATAGTCACTGCGGACCTCAAGGGCAAGATTACCAATCCGGATTCGGAGAAAGTGGTGGATCTGTACGGGTTCATTGAGGCGTTGCAGGAGCGGCTTTGA
- a CDS encoding PEP-CTERM sorting domain-containing protein translates to MKILVNTLAFLLSFGIASSASALVITDVNNPRTFLNEGESKTIIHDLTDDGVPTDYSVISAFLTLSFSDGNRFGDLAFDVAGISGEGLSGTYEVDGTHWFGFDIRVLGVGEAGIAALNAFGQLAVTVTALDTFSWMGHNDFWWKESRLEAAVAPREVPEPATLALLGFGLLGFSLRFGRRPIA, encoded by the coding sequence GTGAAAATACTCGTCAACACGCTAGCGTTCTTGCTTTCATTCGGCATTGCCTCTTCGGCTTCCGCATTGGTTATCACCGACGTCAACAATCCCCGTACGTTCCTGAATGAGGGGGAGTCCAAGACGATTATCCACGATCTTACCGATGACGGTGTTCCTACCGATTATTCTGTTATTTCGGCTTTTCTGACACTGAGCTTCTCTGACGGCAACCGGTTCGGCGACTTGGCGTTTGACGTGGCCGGTATTTCGGGCGAAGGGCTGAGCGGCACCTATGAAGTCGACGGAACCCACTGGTTCGGGTTTGATATTCGCGTATTGGGCGTCGGCGAAGCCGGCATCGCAGCCCTGAACGCTTTCGGCCAGCTCGCGGTTACCGTGACAGCGTTAGATACCTTCTCGTGGATGGGGCACAACGACTTCTGGTGGAAAGAGTCTCGCCTGGAAGCCGCTGTGGCGCCCCGTGAAGTGCCGGAGCCTGCTACGCTGGCCCTGCTGGGCTTTGGCCTGCTCGGTTTCAGCCTGCGTTTTGGCCGTCGTCCCATAGCGTAA
- a CDS encoding OsmC domain/YcaO domain-containing protein, with product MEINVNFLDNLRLEAKFDDFSVITDQPIRYKGDGSAPSPFDYFLASSALCAAYFVRVYCKARDIPTHNIRLSQNNIVDPENRYNQIFKINVELPEDISEKDRQGILRSIDRCTVKKVVQTGPTFEIETVENLAEDAQALLMTLPEGGVSTYIEGKDLPLEQTIANMTGILAELGMKIEISSWRNIVPHVWSLHIRDAASPMCFTNGKGATKEAALCSALGEFIERLNCNFFYNDQFFGLDIAHSDFVHYPNEKWFKPGPNDALPKEILDEHCLAIYDPEGDLRGSNLIDTNSGRVDRGICSLPFVRQSDGEVVYFPSNLVENLFLSNGMSAGNTLQEAQVQCLSEIFERAVKKQIIEEEIALPDVPKEVIEKYPHIAEGIEGLEKQGFPVLVKDASLGGQFPVMCVTLMNPRNGGVFASFGAHPSFEVALERSLTELLQGRSFEGLNDVPPPTFNSLAVSEPNNFVEHFIDSTGVVSWRFFSAKQDYAFCEWDFSGTNDEEAACLFGILRDMGKDVYVAVHEALGAPACRILVPGYSEVYPVEDLIMDNTNMALDYREDILNLHTLNDDQLADLVERLEASQLDNYMTITTLIGVEFDENTVWGQLTILELKILICLALQWHEEALEFVDMFLQFNDNTVERGLFYRAVNAVLEVTLDEALELDDYVYNFQRMFGVETMDAVVGSVNGTVRFYGLTPTNMQLDGLDKHLRLIESYKKLHAARAATLGR from the coding sequence ATGGAAATTAACGTCAACTTCCTCGATAACCTCAGACTTGAAGCCAAGTTTGACGACTTCTCCGTCATCACCGATCAACCCATCCGCTACAAAGGCGACGGTTCAGCGCCCAGCCCTTTTGACTACTTCCTGGCCTCGTCGGCGCTGTGTGCGGCCTATTTTGTCCGGGTCTACTGCAAGGCGCGCGATATTCCGACTCACAATATCCGTCTATCGCAGAACAACATCGTCGATCCCGAAAACCGCTATAACCAGATCTTTAAAATTAATGTCGAGCTGCCGGAAGACATCTCAGAGAAGGATCGGCAGGGCATTTTGCGGTCGATCGATCGCTGTACCGTAAAGAAGGTGGTGCAGACCGGGCCGACGTTTGAGATTGAAACCGTCGAGAATCTGGCCGAGGACGCCCAGGCCCTACTGATGACCCTGCCGGAAGGTGGAGTCAGCACCTATATCGAGGGCAAGGACCTTCCGCTGGAGCAAACCATCGCCAATATGACGGGCATCCTGGCGGAACTCGGGATGAAGATCGAGATCTCTTCCTGGCGCAACATCGTACCGCATGTGTGGTCGCTGCATATTCGTGATGCTGCATCGCCCATGTGTTTTACCAATGGCAAGGGGGCCACGAAAGAAGCCGCTCTGTGTTCGGCGCTGGGCGAGTTTATCGAGCGACTGAACTGCAACTTTTTCTACAACGATCAGTTCTTCGGCCTGGATATCGCCCACAGCGACTTTGTTCATTACCCCAACGAGAAGTGGTTTAAGCCCGGGCCGAACGATGCACTGCCGAAAGAGATTCTGGATGAGCACTGCCTGGCCATCTACGATCCGGAAGGCGATCTGCGCGGCTCGAACCTGATCGACACCAACTCGGGCCGGGTGGATCGCGGTATCTGTTCTTTGCCCTTCGTGCGCCAGTCGGACGGCGAGGTGGTGTATTTCCCTTCCAATCTGGTCGAGAATCTGTTCCTGAGCAACGGCATGAGCGCCGGCAATACCCTCCAGGAAGCACAAGTGCAGTGCCTTTCGGAAATCTTCGAGCGGGCGGTTAAGAAACAGATTATCGAGGAAGAAATCGCGTTGCCGGATGTGCCGAAAGAGGTGATCGAGAAGTACCCGCACATCGCCGAAGGTATCGAGGGGCTGGAAAAGCAGGGCTTCCCGGTACTGGTGAAGGATGCCTCCCTGGGCGGTCAGTTCCCGGTGATGTGCGTTACCCTGATGAATCCGAGAAACGGCGGGGTGTTTGCGTCGTTTGGCGCGCACCCGAGCTTCGAAGTTGCACTGGAGCGCAGCCTTACCGAACTGTTGCAAGGGCGTAGCTTTGAAGGTCTGAACGATGTGCCGCCGCCCACGTTCAACAGCCTGGCGGTGTCCGAACCGAATAACTTTGTCGAGCACTTTATCGATTCGACGGGCGTGGTGTCCTGGCGTTTCTTCAGTGCCAAGCAGGACTATGCCTTCTGCGAATGGGATTTCTCGGGTACGAACGACGAGGAGGCCGCCTGTCTGTTCGGCATCCTCAGGGATATGGGCAAAGACGTCTACGTTGCTGTCCATGAGGCTCTAGGGGCGCCGGCGTGTCGTATTCTGGTGCCCGGCTATTCCGAGGTGTATCCGGTGGAAGACCTGATTATGGATAACACCAACATGGCTCTGGACTACCGTGAGGACATTCTCAACCTCCACACCTTGAATGATGACCAGTTGGCCGATCTGGTGGAGCGTCTGGAAGCCAGCCAGCTCGATAACTACATGACGATCACTACACTGATCGGTGTCGAGTTCGATGAAAATACGGTGTGGGGGCAGCTGACGATTCTGGAGCTAAAGATTCTGATCTGCCTGGCTTTGCAATGGCACGAGGAGGCGCTCGAATTCGTCGACATGTTCCTGCAGTTCAATGACAACACCGTCGAGCGCGGGCTGTTCTATCGCGCAGTGAATGCGGTGCTGGAGGTGACCCTCGACGAGGCGCTTGAGCTGGATGACTACGTGTACAACTTCCAGCGTATGTTCGGTGTCGAGACTATGGATGCCGTCGTTGGCTCGGTCAATGGCACGGTGCGCTTCTACGGTCTTACGCCAACCAACATGCAACTGGATGGCCTGGATAAACACCTGCGGTTGATCGAGAGCTATAAGAAACTCCACGCAGCGCGGGCCGCAACTCTGGGACGGTGA
- a CDS encoding sensor domain-containing protein, with amino-acid sequence MSDLRRLSPEQRLLLLTRAAGDHAFIVLDVDGYVVDWPENAEKLLGWTEEDVQARHYSEIFSAGGLPAPPLPDPLARANASRQGELSSYWQRCGDGTEFYAEDRTYPLFGERNEWLGFGKILRKVPDESARALTVATSGDDRITEQRQFKAALAAAPIGIVVADADGVVLKMNAAHRRLWGIDPSFTVALEDISQFRAWWPANPGYPRRQLHSQDWPIVRALRGQNVQNELLDIETFGTTPVQKTILVSASAIRDEQDNILGAVVTASDVTTQQEVEAMERETSARLKFILEASRIGDWDLDLVNDVAHCSLIHDQCFGYPEGAPYWGRETFLEHVHPDDREWVASDLTKAIENGKDLDIECRVIWPDGSVHWIHAQGRFYTSHGYPTRMTGIIQEVTERKVADQQILHASLHDPLTDLPNRAKLFEYAEHLLAHSERTGRPSAVFFMDLDRFKRINDTHGHALGDALLKEAATRLRQCIRSEDFLVRLGGDEFLILFQDIADVHSVAETARLIIERVSEPYCIHGQELTLSASIGISLYPRDGADIDVLISHADLAMYQAKQGGRGQFSFYSAELAADTRLTRMIEQKLKIALHQEGFTLAYQPIFDLASGDVISIEALLRWNEMDVGPEQFIPIAEATGIIGSLGSWLLGQVSQQYAAWLTKRLPPLPIAINISVVELRDHEFVDRFLNTLTHASLEPGALQIELTETAAMDDIEHTIAQLAKLKSKGVTIALDDFGTGHSSLTYLARLPLTKVKIDKSFITSLGANSVSQTVTGAMVALSHNLGLEVVAEGIETQSTLEHVRSLGCQQGQGFHLARPMSSEAFEAWYREHLLRRERSLS; translated from the coding sequence ATGAGTGATTTGAGACGGTTGTCACCGGAGCAGCGGTTACTGCTTTTGACCCGTGCGGCGGGCGATCACGCTTTTATTGTGCTTGATGTTGACGGCTATGTCGTCGATTGGCCGGAAAACGCTGAAAAACTGCTGGGCTGGACCGAAGAAGACGTGCAGGCGCGCCATTACTCCGAGATTTTCAGCGCGGGCGGCCTTCCCGCACCCCCGCTACCCGATCCGCTAGCCCGTGCGAACGCCAGTCGCCAGGGCGAGCTTTCAAGCTACTGGCAGCGATGCGGGGACGGTACTGAATTCTATGCTGAAGACCGAACTTACCCCCTTTTCGGAGAGAGAAACGAATGGCTGGGGTTCGGCAAGATTCTTCGCAAGGTGCCGGATGAGTCCGCGAGGGCGCTAACCGTGGCCACTTCTGGTGATGATCGGATAACCGAACAACGCCAATTCAAGGCTGCGTTGGCTGCCGCCCCTATAGGCATCGTGGTGGCCGACGCGGATGGCGTGGTTTTAAAGATGAACGCTGCCCACCGACGCCTTTGGGGCATCGATCCATCGTTTACGGTGGCCCTCGAAGATATTTCCCAATTCAGAGCGTGGTGGCCAGCAAACCCCGGTTATCCTCGACGACAGCTACATTCGCAGGACTGGCCTATCGTCAGGGCATTGCGAGGCCAGAACGTCCAGAATGAACTCCTCGATATCGAGACGTTCGGGACGACGCCCGTCCAGAAAACCATTCTGGTTTCGGCGTCTGCCATAAGGGACGAGCAGGACAATATCCTGGGCGCCGTGGTTACGGCTTCCGACGTCACCACCCAGCAAGAGGTGGAAGCGATGGAGCGGGAAACCTCCGCGCGCCTGAAATTTATTTTGGAGGCCAGCCGTATTGGCGACTGGGACCTTGATCTGGTGAATGACGTAGCTCACTGCTCCCTCATTCACGACCAGTGTTTCGGTTATCCCGAGGGCGCCCCGTACTGGGGGCGAGAGACCTTTTTGGAGCACGTCCACCCGGACGACCGGGAGTGGGTTGCAAGCGATCTCACCAAGGCTATTGAAAACGGAAAAGATCTGGATATTGAATGCCGGGTTATTTGGCCGGACGGCAGCGTTCACTGGATACATGCCCAAGGCCGCTTCTACACCAGTCATGGATATCCGACCCGAATGACCGGCATCATTCAGGAGGTGACCGAACGCAAAGTGGCGGATCAGCAGATTTTACATGCTTCCCTCCATGACCCCCTGACGGATCTACCCAATCGCGCCAAGCTTTTCGAGTATGCCGAACACTTGCTTGCACACAGCGAACGCACGGGGCGGCCGTCAGCCGTATTCTTTATGGACCTGGATCGGTTCAAACGGATCAACGACACCCATGGACATGCCCTTGGCGATGCACTGCTCAAAGAGGCTGCCACCCGTCTTAGGCAATGCATTCGCTCTGAGGATTTTCTGGTTCGTCTCGGTGGCGACGAGTTCCTGATCCTATTCCAAGACATTGCGGATGTTCACAGTGTCGCCGAAACCGCGCGCCTGATTATTGAACGTGTCAGTGAGCCCTACTGCATTCACGGCCAGGAGCTAACGCTGAGTGCGTCGATAGGCATCAGCTTGTACCCTCGGGATGGAGCCGACATCGACGTGCTCATTAGTCATGCCGACCTCGCGATGTACCAGGCTAAGCAAGGCGGGCGTGGACAGTTCAGTTTCTACTCAGCGGAACTTGCCGCCGACACCCGGTTAACGCGGATGATCGAGCAGAAACTGAAAATCGCGCTTCATCAGGAAGGTTTCACGCTGGCCTATCAGCCGATTTTCGATCTGGCGTCTGGCGACGTGATTAGCATTGAGGCCTTACTGCGTTGGAATGAGATGGATGTGGGGCCGGAGCAGTTTATCCCCATCGCGGAAGCCACCGGCATTATTGGCTCACTGGGTAGCTGGCTTCTCGGCCAGGTCTCTCAACAGTACGCCGCATGGCTTACGAAGCGCTTACCCCCGCTCCCGATCGCCATCAATATTTCCGTGGTTGAACTCCGTGACCATGAATTTGTAGACCGTTTTCTGAATACGTTGACGCATGCGAGTCTGGAGCCAGGCGCCCTCCAGATCGAGCTTACGGAAACAGCCGCCATGGATGATATCGAGCACACGATTGCACAATTGGCAAAGTTGAAGAGTAAGGGCGTGACCATCGCGCTGGATGACTTCGGCACCGGCCACTCCAGTTTGACCTACTTGGCACGCTTGCCGCTGACCAAAGTCAAAATCGATAAATCCTTTATTACAAGCCTGGGCGCGAATAGCGTCAGCCAAACCGTAACCGGTGCTATGGTCGCGCTTTCACACAACCTCGGGCTGGAGGTCGTGGCCGAGGGTATCGAGACGCAAAGCACGCTGGAGCACGTACGTTCGCTGGGCTGCCAGCAAGGGCAGGGTTTTCACCTCGCCAGGCCGATGTCGAGCGAGGCGTTCGAAGCCTGGTATAGAGAGCACCTGCTCCGTCGTGAAAGGTCGCTTTCATAA